The Candidatus Dechloromonas phosphoritropha genome includes a region encoding these proteins:
- a CDS encoding molecular chaperone TorD family protein, producing METELRNALVEDLDQLIRLHDRELDTGTLAALRSAAFPDGLALSAADEAGETAYANMAAALRENPTLDELAADYAAIYLNNSFGTSPYESVWLSDDHLACDRPMFELREIYAAAGWRVGDWRRRFDDHLVLQLQYLRQILANAAVDPEELARFVDEHLGYWLPDWGQRVSSHCGTRFYAALAELTYVWLLLFRELLAEIHDLPLPSRQQMGEKINRKLALDKAEIAPVRFMPGVQGPSW from the coding sequence ATGGAGACTGAATTGCGCAATGCGCTGGTTGAGGATCTCGACCAGTTGATTCGCCTGCATGACCGTGAACTGGATACGGGGACGCTGGCCGCGTTGCGGAGCGCTGCCTTTCCAGACGGGCTGGCGTTGTCCGCCGCCGACGAGGCGGGTGAAACGGCCTACGCCAACATGGCAGCCGCCCTGCGCGAAAATCCGACGCTGGATGAACTGGCGGCCGACTACGCGGCGATCTACCTGAACAACAGCTTCGGTACCTCGCCCTACGAGTCGGTATGGCTGAGTGATGACCATCTGGCCTGCGACCGGCCGATGTTCGAATTGCGTGAAATCTACGCGGCGGCTGGCTGGCGGGTCGGCGACTGGCGTCGCCGCTTCGACGATCACCTGGTGCTGCAACTGCAGTATCTGCGGCAGATTCTAGCCAATGCTGCGGTCGACCCGGAAGAACTGGCCAGGTTCGTTGACGAGCACCTTGGCTATTGGCTTCCGGACTGGGGGCAGCGGGTATCGTCGCACTGCGGCACCCGGTTCTATGCGGCATTGGCCGAGTTGACCTATGTCTGGCTGCTGCTATTTCGTGAACTGCTGGCCGAAATCCACGATTTGCCGCTGCCCTCGCGCCAACAGATGGGTGAGAAGATCAATCGGAAACTGGCGCTCGACAAGGCCGAAATTGCACCGGTTCGCTTCATGCCGGGCGTCCAGGGACCAAGCTGGTAG
- a CDS encoding molybdopterin-dependent oxidoreductase — protein MDTKRNWLDILNPRRRSFLKTVGAGAAVATTSGLVEFGAGRQEAKAFAYEPYPRDDDLTTVVTSCDHNCGSRHMLVAHKKGDVIVRLSTDNGSYQEGGSFGKDTEEVPQLRACLRGRSYRSRLYSPERLLYPMMRVGERGEGKFKRVSWDEALDHVARKMVELKQKYGPTAILDQAYAGTSYGVLHKSDQIEGLLARFLGMFGCRTNSWSVPSYQGTTFSSRTTFGTITDGNEDDAFAHSKLIIMWGWNPAYTFHGGNTFYYMRLAKQRGCKFVVVDPQYTDSAASYDAWWIPIKPNTDAAMLAGMAHHIFANNWQDQKFIDKFCQGMDAGTTPKEFADKENFKDYILGKNEGIPKTPEWAEQICGVAAVDIKKLAEMYARTKPAALKASWAPGRASYGEQYNRMAAALQAMTGNIGILGGCAEGVGKGWHAEAVAYPYDEYANVWYASIKSDRWAHCVLNYPNVRREEIGCWPRNDELDGRIPNIKAIFWHGSDWFNQLTNVNKEIQAIKKLELVVCMDSTITPSALWADVLFPIATHFERHDVALPWYKGHYYIHRPKVIEPLGESKTDFQVFTELAFRIEKLDPSVKDFGKRYNPKAERDYFQNNDATDEAYISDWWKKVQTHQGVKMSWESFKQHGVYKFTFDKPIVAFEEQIRNGVRFETPSGKIEILSGYLAGVKDWTKTQYGYEIPYIPKWVEPFESLNHEKAKKFPFHMITPHPRWRTHSIFHNIPWLRETYQQEVTLNAKDAARLGIKTGDIVEVWNERGKVVVPAYVTERCMPSVVVLFEGAWMDLAKDGTDRAGNPDFLTLDEPSPAGAFAYNTILVDLSKTPLEHRPGWDIQATSRSAIFRRDK, from the coding sequence ATGGATACGAAACGCAACTGGCTGGACATCCTCAACCCCAGGCGCCGCAGCTTCCTCAAGACTGTCGGCGCCGGTGCCGCGGTGGCCACCACCAGCGGCCTTGTCGAATTTGGCGCGGGCCGGCAGGAGGCCAAGGCCTTCGCTTACGAGCCTTATCCAAGAGATGACGACCTGACGACGGTCGTTACTTCCTGCGACCACAACTGCGGTTCGCGCCACATGCTCGTCGCCCACAAGAAAGGCGACGTCATCGTTCGTCTGTCGACCGATAACGGCAGCTATCAGGAGGGTGGCAGTTTCGGCAAGGATACCGAAGAGGTGCCGCAATTGCGCGCCTGTCTGCGCGGCCGTTCCTACCGCAGCCGGCTCTATTCGCCGGAACGCCTGCTCTATCCGATGATGCGGGTCGGCGAGCGTGGCGAGGGCAAGTTCAAGCGCGTCTCGTGGGATGAGGCGCTCGACCATGTCGCCAGGAAAATGGTCGAATTGAAGCAGAAGTACGGCCCCACCGCCATTCTCGACCAAGCCTATGCGGGGACCTCCTACGGCGTGCTGCACAAGTCAGACCAGATCGAAGGCCTGCTCGCCCGTTTCCTCGGCATGTTCGGTTGCCGCACCAACTCGTGGTCGGTGCCCAGCTACCAGGGGACGACCTTCAGCTCGCGCACGACCTTTGGCACCATCACCGACGGCAATGAAGACGATGCCTTCGCGCACAGCAAGCTGATTATCATGTGGGGCTGGAACCCGGCGTATACCTTCCACGGCGGCAATACCTTTTACTACATGCGCTTGGCCAAGCAGCGCGGCTGCAAGTTTGTCGTCGTCGACCCGCAATACACCGATTCCGCCGCCAGCTACGACGCCTGGTGGATCCCGATCAAGCCCAATACCGACGCCGCCATGCTGGCCGGCATGGCTCATCATATCTTCGCCAACAACTGGCAGGACCAGAAGTTCATCGACAAATTCTGCCAGGGCATGGACGCCGGTACGACGCCCAAGGAGTTCGCCGACAAGGAGAACTTCAAGGACTACATCCTCGGCAAGAACGAGGGCATTCCGAAGACGCCGGAATGGGCCGAACAAATTTGCGGGGTTGCCGCGGTCGACATCAAGAAACTGGCCGAAATGTACGCGAGGACCAAGCCGGCCGCGCTCAAGGCGAGCTGGGCGCCGGGGCGCGCCAGTTATGGTGAGCAATACAACCGGATGGCGGCAGCCCTGCAGGCGATGACCGGCAACATCGGCATCCTCGGCGGCTGTGCCGAGGGTGTCGGCAAGGGCTGGCACGCCGAGGCCGTCGCGTACCCCTATGACGAGTATGCCAACGTCTGGTATGCCTCGATCAAGTCGGATCGCTGGGCGCACTGCGTGCTCAACTACCCCAACGTCAGGCGGGAAGAGATCGGCTGCTGGCCGAGGAACGACGAACTCGACGGCAGGATCCCCAACATCAAGGCGATCTTCTGGCATGGCTCGGACTGGTTCAACCAGTTGACCAACGTCAACAAGGAAATCCAGGCGATCAAGAAGCTCGAACTGGTGGTGTGCATGGACTCCACCATCACTCCCTCGGCACTGTGGGCCGATGTGCTCTTTCCGATCGCCACACACTTTGAGCGCCATGATGTCGCCTTGCCCTGGTACAAGGGCCACTATTACATTCATCGGCCCAAGGTCATCGAGCCGCTCGGCGAATCGAAGACCGACTTTCAGGTGTTCACCGAACTTGCCTTCCGCATCGAAAAGCTTGATCCCTCGGTCAAGGATTTCGGCAAGCGCTACAACCCAAAAGCCGAACGCGACTACTTCCAGAACAACGACGCGACCGACGAAGCCTACATTAGCGACTGGTGGAAAAAGGTGCAGACCCACCAGGGGGTCAAGATGTCATGGGAGTCATTCAAACAGCACGGCGTTTACAAATTCACCTTTGACAAGCCGATTGTTGCGTTCGAGGAGCAAATCAGGAATGGCGTTCGATTCGAGACGCCGTCGGGCAAGATCGAGATTCTCTCGGGCTATCTCGCCGGCGTGAAGGATTGGACCAAGACCCAATACGGTTACGAAATTCCCTACATTCCGAAGTGGGTCGAGCCGTTTGAATCGCTCAATCACGAGAAGGCGAAAAAGTTCCCTTTCCACATGATTACCCCACACCCACGCTGGCGCACCCACTCGATCTTCCACAACATTCCCTGGTTGCGCGAAACCTACCAGCAGGAGGTCACGCTGAACGCCAAGGATGCGGCAAGACTCGGCATCAAAACCGGAGACATCGTCGAAGTGTGGAACGAGCGCGGCAAGGTGGTCGTTCCTGCCTACGTGACCGAACGATGCATGCCGAGTGTGGTGGTGCTGTTCGAAGGCGCCTGGATGGACCTGGCCAAGGATGGGACCGACCGTGCCGGCAATCCGGATTTCCTGACACTGGATGAGCCCAGTCCGGCTGGCGCCTTTGCTTACAACACTATTCTTGTCGACCTCAGCAAGACCCCGCTCGAACATCGGCCGGGCTGGGATATTCAGGCTACTTCGCGGTCGGCGATCTTCCGCAGGGACAAGTGA
- a CDS encoding transporter has product MFAANPVSAYQGGVPFWTSGQYASLAAVPATPGWSLPIQGYYYSGSASQSKSLTHGNSVTLGLEARSPLLIVQPSYVPETKLFGGQASIGLGFGYGGNTAGADIVISRRGTEFDRSDSTTGMTDLYPIASLAWNRGVHNWMTYVTGDIPTGNYDSTRLSNISIGHAAIDADSGYTCFNQTTGSEFSAVAGLTYNWENSDTQYKNGIDSHLDWAASQFLSANWQVGVAGYFYYQLSGDSGSGAKLGSFKSNVAAIGPQLGYAFTIGGQPAYANLRGYWEFDAKNRIEGYALFATLVIPLGSGK; this is encoded by the coding sequence ATGTTTGCCGCCAATCCGGTTTCAGCCTACCAGGGCGGGGTACCGTTCTGGACCTCGGGTCAGTACGCGAGCCTCGCCGCGGTCCCGGCAACGCCGGGCTGGTCATTGCCGATACAGGGCTACTACTACAGCGGCAGTGCTTCCCAGAGCAAATCGCTCACCCATGGCAACAGCGTGACGCTCGGCCTCGAAGCGAGATCGCCGCTGCTCATTGTTCAGCCATCCTATGTGCCGGAGACGAAGCTGTTTGGCGGCCAGGCATCGATCGGCCTTGGATTCGGCTATGGCGGGAACACTGCTGGGGCCGATATCGTGATCTCTCGGCGCGGCACCGAGTTCGACAGAAGCGACTCAACGACGGGAATGACCGATCTCTATCCCATCGCCAGTCTCGCCTGGAACCGAGGTGTCCACAACTGGATGACGTACGTGACCGGCGACATACCGACCGGCAACTACGACAGCACCCGGCTCTCCAACATCAGCATCGGGCATGCCGCGATCGATGCCGACAGTGGCTACACCTGCTTCAACCAGACGACCGGCAGCGAGTTCTCCGCAGTGGCGGGCTTGACCTACAACTGGGAAAACAGCGACACCCAGTACAAGAACGGCATCGACTCCCATCTCGACTGGGCTGCTTCACAGTTCCTTTCAGCCAACTGGCAGGTCGGCGTGGCGGGCTATTTCTACTACCAACTCAGCGGTGACAGCGGGTCCGGCGCAAAGCTCGGATCGTTCAAGTCGAATGTGGCCGCGATCGGCCCGCAGCTCGGCTATGCATTCACTATCGGCGGGCAGCCGGCGTACGCGAACCTGCGCGGATACTGGGAGTTTGATGCGAAAAACAGGATTGAAGGCTATGCGCTGTTCGCCACGCTCGTGATACCGCTCGGTTCGGGCAAGTGA
- the cphA gene encoding cyanophycin synthetase gives MDVSRIRALRGPNLWSRHTAIQAIVTCEGAECAIADLPGFEACLRDRFPELGDLIPADHLDTVSMAHALEFAALGLQAQAGCPVTFSRSAQAVETGIYQVVVEYTEEDVGRLAFDLAEQLCNAALNDQPFDLEGALGQLRELDEDIRLGPSTGAIVSAAVARGIPYRRLTQGSLVQFGWGSKQRRIQAAETSFTSAIAESIAQDKELTKKLLGAAGVAVPKGRPVADEDDAWAAAREIGFPVVVKPRDGNQGKGISVNLTSEEQVRQAYRVAIEFRDDILVEKYLPGHDYRLLVIGDKLIAAARRDPPLVIGDGIQNVRQLVDQVNRDPRRSDGHATSLTKIRFDDVAIARLAEQGYDADSVPPRGARIILRNNANLSTGGTATDVTDDVHPELAASAVAAAQTVGLDICGIDVVCDTMLKPLEEQSGGVVEVNAAPGLRMHLDPSFGKGRAVGEAIVNMIFPPGDNARIPVVAIAGTNGKTTTSRLIARIFESNGLRVGMTSTDGLYIQGKRTDDGDCSGPRSARNVLLHPDVDAAVFETARGGVLREGLGFDMCDVAVITNIGIGDHLGLNFITTVDELAVVKRVIVENVAPGGTAVLNAADPIVVAMAQHCHGSVIYFAQDRANPVLATQRAQGRRVVHVKRDAIVCCEGRRIHSIPLANIPITRNGAIGFQVENAMAAIATGWALGFAWEVIERALSGFVNDAQTAPGRFNVFDYKGATLIADYGHNPDAIQALVKAIENMPATRRSVVISGAGDRRDDDIRQQTEILGESFDDVILYQDACQRGREDGEVIALLREGLANAHRTRQIDAITGEFLAIDTALARLQAGDLCLILIDQVEEALAHIARRVAEA, from the coding sequence ATGGACGTTTCCCGTATTCGTGCCCTGCGCGGCCCCAATCTGTGGAGCCGGCACACGGCGATCCAGGCCATCGTCACCTGCGAGGGTGCCGAATGCGCGATCGCCGACCTGCCCGGTTTCGAAGCCTGCCTGCGCGACCGCTTCCCCGAACTCGGTGACCTGATCCCCGCCGACCATCTCGACACCGTTTCGATGGCGCACGCGCTGGAATTCGCCGCCCTCGGACTGCAGGCGCAGGCCGGTTGTCCGGTCACCTTCAGTCGCTCGGCGCAGGCTGTCGAGACCGGCATCTACCAGGTGGTCGTCGAGTACACCGAGGAAGACGTCGGCCGCCTGGCCTTCGATCTCGCCGAACAACTGTGCAATGCGGCGCTCAACGACCAGCCCTTCGACCTCGAAGGCGCGCTCGGACAGCTGCGCGAACTGGACGAGGACATCCGCCTCGGGCCGTCGACCGGCGCCATCGTTTCCGCAGCCGTGGCGCGCGGCATTCCGTATCGCCGCCTGACACAGGGCAGCCTCGTGCAGTTCGGCTGGGGCAGCAAGCAGAGGCGCATCCAGGCCGCCGAAACCAGCTTCACCAGCGCCATTGCCGAATCAATCGCCCAGGACAAGGAACTGACCAAGAAACTTCTCGGCGCCGCCGGCGTCGCCGTGCCGAAAGGTCGCCCGGTCGCGGACGAGGACGATGCCTGGGCCGCCGCCCGGGAAATCGGCTTTCCGGTCGTCGTCAAGCCTCGCGACGGCAACCAGGGCAAGGGCATTTCGGTCAACCTGACGAGCGAGGAGCAGGTGCGCCAAGCCTACCGCGTCGCCATCGAGTTTCGTGACGACATCCTCGTCGAGAAGTACCTTCCCGGCCACGATTACCGGCTGCTGGTCATCGGCGACAAGCTGATCGCCGCCGCCCGCCGCGACCCGCCGCTGGTCATCGGCGATGGGATCCAAAACGTTCGCCAACTCGTCGACCAGGTCAATCGCGATCCCCGGCGCAGCGATGGCCATGCTACTTCGCTGACCAAGATTCGCTTCGACGACGTGGCTATCGCCCGCTTGGCCGAGCAAGGCTACGATGCCGACTCCGTGCCGCCGCGCGGCGCCCGGATCATCCTGCGCAACAACGCCAACCTGTCCACCGGCGGCACGGCGACCGACGTCACCGACGATGTGCACCCAGAACTTGCCGCCAGCGCCGTCGCGGCGGCCCAGACCGTCGGCCTCGACATCTGCGGCATCGATGTCGTCTGCGACACGATGCTCAAGCCGCTAGAGGAACAGAGCGGCGGCGTCGTCGAAGTCAATGCCGCGCCCGGCCTGCGCATGCACCTCGACCCGTCGTTCGGCAAGGGCCGCGCGGTTGGCGAGGCAATCGTCAACATGATTTTTCCCCCCGGCGACAATGCCCGCATCCCGGTCGTCGCCATCGCCGGCACCAACGGCAAGACCACCACGAGCCGCCTGATCGCTCGCATCTTCGAGAGCAACGGCCTGCGTGTGGGAATGACCAGCACCGACGGCCTCTACATCCAGGGAAAGCGCACCGATGATGGCGACTGCAGCGGCCCGCGCAGCGCACGCAACGTCCTGCTGCACCCGGACGTCGATGCCGCTGTCTTCGAAACCGCTCGCGGCGGCGTGCTGCGCGAGGGATTGGGCTTCGACATGTGCGACGTCGCGGTCATCACCAACATCGGCATCGGCGACCACCTCGGTCTCAACTTCATCACCACGGTCGATGAACTCGCCGTCGTCAAGCGGGTCATCGTCGAGAATGTCGCGCCGGGGGGCACGGCAGTCCTCAACGCCGCCGATCCGATCGTCGTCGCCATGGCGCAGCATTGCCATGGCTCGGTCATCTACTTTGCCCAGGATCGCGCGAACCCGGTGCTGGCCACCCAGCGCGCACAGGGCAGGCGCGTCGTCCATGTCAAACGCGATGCCATCGTCTGTTGCGAAGGCCGCCGGATACACAGCATCCCGCTCGCCAACATTCCGATCACGCGCAATGGCGCCATCGGCTTCCAGGTCGAGAACGCGATGGCGGCCATCGCCACCGGCTGGGCGCTGGGCTTCGCCTGGGAAGTTATCGAACGCGCCCTGTCCGGATTCGTGAACGATGCGCAGACCGCCCCCGGCCGCTTCAATGTCTTCGATTACAAGGGCGCCACCCTGATCGCCGACTACGGACACAACCCCGACGCCATCCAGGCACTGGTCAAGGCCATCGAAAACATGCCAGCAACGCGCCGGTCGGTCGTGATCAGTGGCGCCGGCGACCGTCGCGACGACGATATCCGCCAGCAGACGGAAATCCTCGGCGAGTCATTCGACGACGTGATTCTCTATCAGGATGCCTGTCAGCGCGGCCGCGAGGACGGCGAGGTCATCGCCCTGCTCCGTGAAGGCCTTGCGAATGCCCACCGGACCCGGCAGATCGATGCCATCACCGGCGAATTCCTGGCCATCGACACCGCCCTCGCCCGTCTGCAGGCCGGCGACCTTTGCCTGATCCTGATCGACCAGGTCGAGGAGGCGCTGGCTCACATCGCCAGACGAGTCGCCGAAGCGTAA
- a CDS encoding 4Fe-4S dicluster domain-containing protein — MVNKVDKQELEQAIRRKVAQTYEPVKPARQFGFIHHNVDCIGCRACEIACKDKNGLPPGPRFRRVMYIEGGSYPEVFAYKVNMSCNHCAEPACLPTCPTGAIWKRADNGVVDIDSTLCIGCRKCEAACPYGAPQWDPQEQVIKKCNMCIDELEAGRKPYCVMACMMRVLDIGPVEEIWNSTLKTKVLGPHDKTVRQVKNMANPELTRPSIGFIPHSKGKMDGD; from the coding sequence ATGGTCAACAAAGTCGACAAGCAGGAGCTTGAACAGGCTATCCGCCGCAAGGTGGCGCAAACCTACGAACCGGTCAAGCCGGCCAGGCAGTTCGGTTTCATCCATCACAACGTCGATTGCATCGGCTGCCGCGCCTGCGAGATCGCCTGCAAGGACAAGAACGGGCTGCCGCCCGGCCCGCGCTTCCGGCGCGTCATGTACATCGAAGGCGGCAGCTACCCGGAGGTGTTTGCCTACAAGGTGAACATGTCGTGCAACCACTGTGCAGAACCGGCCTGCCTACCGACGTGTCCAACCGGTGCGATCTGGAAGCGGGCCGATAACGGTGTGGTCGACATCGATTCGACCCTGTGCATCGGCTGCCGCAAGTGCGAGGCTGCTTGCCCCTACGGTGCGCCGCAATGGGATCCGCAGGAGCAGGTGATCAAGAAGTGCAACATGTGCATCGATGAGCTGGAAGCCGGTCGCAAGCCATATTGCGTGATGGCCTGCATGATGCGCGTGCTCGACATCGGTCCGGTCGAGGAGATCTGGAACAGCACGCTCAAGACCAAGGTGCTAGGGCCCCATGACAAGACGGTCAGGCAGGTCAAGAACATGGCCAACCCGGAATTGACACGTCCATCCATTGGCTTCATTCCTCACAGCAAGGGCAAGATGGATGGAGACTGA
- a CDS encoding oxidoreductase: MFKGILITKDEAGYKVAVQQIDDAVLGEGDVTVQVEWSTLNYKDGLALTGKSPVVRRFPMIPGIDFAGTVSASTNPAWKSGDRVVLNGWGVGETHCGGLAEVARVKGEWLVVLPSAFTARQAMAIGTAGYTAMLCVLALEKHGIKPADGEILVTGANGGVGSVAIALLSRLGYTVVASTGRPEEAEHLKALGAADVIERGELSAPGKPIGKERWAGVVDTVGSHTLANACATTKYRGAVAACGLAGGMDFPATVAPFILRGVTLYGIDSVMAPLAVRQEAWARLGRDLDIAKLDEITSEIGLSEAIKTGASLLEGKVRGRVVVDIGR, encoded by the coding sequence ATGTTCAAGGGAATATTGATCACCAAGGACGAAGCCGGCTACAAGGTCGCCGTGCAGCAGATCGACGACGCCGTGTTGGGCGAAGGCGATGTCACGGTGCAGGTCGAATGGAGCACGCTCAACTACAAGGACGGCTTGGCGCTGACCGGAAAGTCACCAGTCGTGCGCCGTTTTCCGATGATTCCCGGCATCGACTTCGCCGGCACCGTCAGCGCCAGCACGAACCCCGCGTGGAAATCTGGCGATCGCGTCGTGCTTAACGGCTGGGGCGTCGGCGAAACCCATTGTGGCGGCCTGGCCGAAGTGGCGCGGGTCAAGGGCGAATGGCTGGTGGTGCTGCCCTCCGCATTCACCGCGCGGCAGGCGATGGCGATCGGCACGGCAGGCTACACGGCGATGCTCTGCGTCCTAGCCCTCGAAAAGCACGGTATCAAGCCGGCCGACGGCGAGATTCTGGTGACCGGAGCCAACGGCGGCGTCGGCAGCGTCGCCATCGCGCTGCTGTCGCGGCTTGGCTACACGGTGGTCGCGTCGACCGGTCGTCCGGAGGAAGCCGAACATCTGAAGGCGCTCGGTGCCGCCGATGTCATCGAGCGCGGTGAACTGTCAGCGCCCGGCAAGCCGATCGGCAAGGAACGCTGGGCCGGCGTCGTCGATACAGTTGGCAGTCATACGCTGGCCAATGCCTGCGCGACGACGAAATATCGCGGCGCGGTCGCTGCCTGCGGGCTGGCCGGCGGCATGGATTTTCCGGCGACGGTGGCGCCGTTCATCCTGCGCGGCGTGACGCTGTACGGCATCGACAGCGTGATGGCGCCGCTGGCCGTCCGCCAGGAAGCCTGGGCACGCCTTGGCCGCGATCTCGATATCGCCAAACTGGATGAGATCACGTCCGAAATTGGCTTGTCTGAGGCGATCAAAACCGGCGCAAGTTTGCTTGAGGGCAAAGTGCGCGGCAGAGTGGTGGTGGATATCGGCCGCTGA
- a CDS encoding sigma-54 factor interaction domain-containing protein: MIQGESGTGKEMVAQALQRRSARCGREMVTVDGEILQETLFESEIFGHERGGFTSADRQKKGLIEEAEGSTLFLDEIGETSPVIQVKLLRVLETDTFCRLGGTPALRVNVRFVVASNRELGEMSEAGSFRCDLYFRLASFVIRVSPLRHGGNWAKATLVLGISERNIYRLIKQHELGD, translated from the coding sequence TTGATACAGGGCGAATCCGGCACCGGGAAGGAAATGGTCGCCCAGGCTCTGCAGCGAAGGAGTGCCCGCTGCGGCCGCGAGATGGTTACGGTCGACGGCGAAATATTGCAGGAAACCCTGTTCGAATCGGAAATTTTTGGCCATGAGCGCGGCGGCTTTACCAGTGCCGACCGCCAGAAGAAGGGCTTGATCGAAGAGGCGGAGGGAAGCACGCTGTTTCTCGATGAAATTGGTGAAACCAGCCCGGTGATTCAGGTAAAGCTGCTGCGCGTGCTGGAAACCGATACATTTTGCCGCCTTGGTGGCACCCCGGCATTGCGGGTGAACGTGCGCTTTGTCGTCGCCAGCAACCGGGAACTGGGCGAAATGAGCGAGGCTGGAAGCTTTCGCTGTGACCTCTATTTCCGGCTGGCCAGCTTCGTGATCCGCGTGTCACCGCTTCGCCATGGTGGAAATTGGGCAAAGGCGACCTTGGTGCTTGGTATCAGCGAGCGCAATATCTACCGTTTGATCAAGCAGCATGAACTGGGCGACTGA
- a CDS encoding MarR family transcriptional regulator, which produces MNAKALAASAGVSIQYIAKAHVRKEAVVAEVIKARGDHPGLVHVISVMEACSSYKAWHDKRTHQTFLRPAPGKCLHYYFYFIDAEWGLVYLRVPTWCPFRLQFYCNGHSWLARQLTAASINYTLADNAFLRIGDWAQAQPLADNLSPDVLYRILDRHAQQCCPVLDVFGQTYHWSLMQIECSTDRAFRSTAIMQPLYEALSREAIVSVKAPQVMHFLGKKLTPQLAQELESRLSTRIERTCIKHRLGQHSVKMYDKFGQVLRIETTTHNVSFFKHHRKVEHRDGEASQELAAVKKSIYDQRKSPWDSLIDRREILLGCNRRYLEFLCALDDFSAGTRCLGKLTTPKEIDGHRIKGFNFFDKIEHDLLCSLQHPEFNIRGVRRADLKPFLPHLAAASITRYLRRLRDFGLIKKIVGTYRYYLTRTGRNAIAAACRITEQIIRPALAA; this is translated from the coding sequence TTGAACGCCAAGGCCTTGGCGGCATCGGCCGGGGTGAGCATTCAGTACATCGCCAAGGCGCATGTGCGCAAGGAAGCGGTGGTCGCCGAGGTGATCAAGGCGCGGGGTGATCACCCCGGACTGGTTCATGTCATCTCGGTCATGGAAGCCTGCTCGTCGTACAAGGCGTGGCATGACAAGCGCACCCATCAAACCTTTCTGCGCCCGGCGCCTGGCAAGTGCCTGCACTACTACTTCTATTTCATCGACGCGGAGTGGGGTCTGGTCTATCTGCGCGTGCCGACGTGGTGTCCCTTCCGGCTTCAGTTCTACTGTAATGGCCACAGTTGGCTGGCCCGGCAACTGACGGCTGCCAGCATCAATTACACCCTGGCCGACAACGCCTTCCTCCGTATTGGCGACTGGGCGCAAGCGCAGCCGTTGGCTGACAATCTTTCCCCGGACGTCCTGTACCGGATTCTGGATCGCCATGCCCAGCAATGCTGTCCGGTCCTTGATGTCTTTGGCCAGACCTACCACTGGAGTCTGATGCAAATCGAGTGTTCGACCGATCGGGCCTTTCGTTCGACCGCGATCATGCAACCCCTCTACGAAGCCCTTTCCCGGGAAGCTATCGTTTCGGTGAAGGCGCCGCAGGTGATGCATTTCCTGGGCAAGAAGCTGACGCCGCAGCTGGCGCAAGAGCTTGAGAGTCGCCTGTCCACCCGCATCGAGCGCACCTGCATCAAGCATCGGCTGGGCCAGCACTCGGTCAAGATGTACGACAAGTTCGGTCAGGTGCTGCGTATTGAAACCACCACCCATAATGTTTCCTTCTTCAAGCACCACCGCAAGGTGGAACACCGGGATGGTGAAGCCTCCCAGGAACTGGCGGCCGTCAAGAAGTCGATCTACGACCAAAGGAAGTCCCCGTGGGACAGCCTGATCGATCGGCGCGAAATCCTCCTCGGCTGCAACCGTCGCTACCTGGAATTCCTTTGCGCTCTCGATGACTTCTCCGCCGGCACGCGTTGCCTCGGCAAATTGACCACGCCCAAAGAAATCGACGGGCATCGCATCAAAGGCTTCAATTTCTTCGACAAGATCGAGCATGACTTGCTGTGCTCGCTCCAACATCCCGAGTTCAACATTCGCGGCGTCCGCCGGGCCGATCTGAAACCTTTCTTGCCTCACCTGGCCGCTGCCAGCATCACACGATACCTCCGGCGTTTGCGTGACTTCGGGTTGATCAAAAAGATCGTCGGCACCTACCGCTATTACCTGACTCGCACCGGTCGAAATGCCATCGCCGCTGCTTGTCGCATCACCGAGCAAATCATCAGGCCCGCTCTCGCGGCATGA